The following are from one region of the Pseudazoarcus pumilus genome:
- the cysE gene encoding serine O-acetyltransferase — MFSRLREDLASVRERDPAARSTWEVLTCYPGVHALLTHRLAHWAWTHRLFWLGRFVSHVGRFLTGIEIHPGAVIGRRVFIDHGMGVVIGETAEVGDECTIYQAVTLGGTSLYRGEKRHPTLGKGVVVGAGAKVLGGFEVGDGAKIGSNAVVIKPVPAGATAVGNPARILDSDRGEGREARDPRDVAREKKAEEIGFSAYGVTRGMDDPLAKAMHSLLDHAVETDRRIQVLVERLEKAGIQLDETIESSDAFDPQKVSRMVD, encoded by the coding sequence ATGTTCAGTCGACTGCGTGAAGACCTTGCCAGCGTGCGCGAGCGCGACCCCGCTGCACGTTCCACCTGGGAGGTGTTGACGTGCTATCCCGGCGTGCATGCGCTGCTCACGCATCGCCTCGCGCACTGGGCGTGGACGCATCGCCTGTTCTGGCTGGGGCGCTTCGTCAGTCACGTCGGGCGCTTTCTGACCGGCATCGAGATCCACCCCGGTGCGGTGATCGGTCGGCGCGTATTCATCGACCACGGCATGGGCGTGGTGATCGGCGAGACCGCCGAGGTCGGCGACGAGTGCACCATCTACCAGGCCGTGACGCTGGGCGGTACCTCGCTGTATCGCGGCGAGAAGCGGCATCCGACGCTGGGCAAGGGCGTCGTGGTCGGCGCCGGGGCGAAAGTGCTGGGTGGCTTCGAGGTGGGCGATGGCGCGAAGATCGGTTCGAACGCCGTCGTGATCAAGCCGGTACCTGCCGGTGCGACCGCCGTGGGCAACCCGGCGCGTATCCTCGACAGCGACCGCGGGGAAGGGCGCGAGGCACGCGATCCGCGGGATGTGGCGCGCGAGAAGAAGGCCGAGGAGATCGGCTTTTCGGCTTATGGCGTGACGCGCGGCATGGACGACCCGCTGGCCAAGGCCATGCATTCGCTTCTCGATCACGCCGTCGAGACCGATCGGCGCATCCAGGTGCTGGTCGAGCGCCTCGAGAAGGCGGGCATCCAGCTCGATGAAACCATCGAGAGCAGCGACGCGTTCGACCCGCAGAAGGTGTCCAGGATGGTCGATTGA